A region of Lacinutrix sp. Hel_I_90 DNA encodes the following proteins:
- a CDS encoding hotdog fold thioesterase — MSAKSKPIAPHLIPKRMLSLDAYSTWLGIEILECTIGHCKVAMTIRKDMLNSMNKAHGGISYSLADTAFGFAANTHGKYAVSIETSINHIEALNEGDYIVAESVIEKVNNKLGFNIIEVKRGDELVALFKGVVYRTQKDWEEN, encoded by the coding sequence ATGTCAGCAAAAAGCAAACCTATAGCCCCACACCTCATACCAAAGCGAATGCTTTCGCTTGATGCCTATAGCACTTGGTTGGGAATAGAGATTTTAGAATGCACCATCGGTCACTGTAAAGTAGCAATGACCATTAGAAAGGACATGCTCAACAGTATGAACAAAGCACATGGTGGTATTAGTTATTCTTTAGCAGATACCGCTTTCGGATTTGCAGCCAACACGCATGGTAAATATGCAGTGTCCATAGAAACGTCTATCAATCATATTGAAGCATTAAACGAAGGTGATTATATCGTAGCAGAATCTGTAATAGAAAAAGTAAATAATAAGTTAGGTTTTAATATTATTGAAGTCAAACGAGGAGACGAATTAGTAGCACTTTTTAAAGGTGTTGTCTATCGCACTCAAAAGGATTGGGAAGAAAATTAA